The proteins below come from a single Papaver somniferum cultivar HN1 chromosome 11, ASM357369v1, whole genome shotgun sequence genomic window:
- the LOC113321108 gene encoding uncharacterized protein LOC113321108 has product MKLLTGLSMNFAPSCIGGLQFSAAEQAVSESSVEEEVDEDVMEMESIARSSEYHGKEDSQNSEPNEDNDSHNANTGNPGSSNASETTQVPNDEVENNRADDDGTSSIMNQSDANTIISSQIRVEVADEATKETEAQVLIPGIEETDPMMEETAP; this is encoded by the exons ATGAAGCTCCTGACAGGCCTGTCGATG aattttgctccatcatgTATCGGCGGTCTTCAATTCTCTGCGGCTGAGCAAGCTGTTTCTGAAtcgagtgttgaagaagaagttgat GAGGATGTTATGGAAATGGAGAGTATTGCTCGTTCTTCGGAGTATCATGGCAAAGAAGATTCCCAAAACTCAGAACCGAATGAAGACAATGATTCTCATAATGCTAATACGGGTAATCCCGGCTCTTCGAAtgcttcagagaccacccaa GTACCGAAtgacgaagttgagaataatcGAGCGGATGATGATGGTACGAGCAGCATCATGAATCAAAGTGATGCCAATACCATTATTTCATCTCAAATACGTGTGGAGGTTGCTGATGAAGCTACTAAAGAGACTGAAGCTCAGGTCCTTATTCCAGGGATAGAAGAAACCGATCCAATGATGGAAGAAACTGCTCCGTAG